From the genome of Lutzomyia longipalpis isolate SR_M1_2022 chromosome 2, ASM2433408v1, one region includes:
- the LOC129788542 gene encoding ATP synthase mitochondrial F1 complex assembly factor 2, with translation MNKVIKNLLARFPQPAVSFGCFSRNYATVKRFYRKTNISFCDGKYEVMLDQRKLKTPGGKVFQVDNESLAIAVAAEWDAQRETIDRTSMHLTSLCNTAIDNPNRLTKVDLTNYIVNYLPTDTVLFQCGEEDDLAAVQTKEWDPVIAWFNERFGGNLKKSRDINTPHVSSETRMNVGKYLMSHRESALHGITYAVDSLKSVILTFAALDRFLTTERAVLLSRLEEEFQLGYWGRVEWAHDSSQQELQARVAAAVLFVYFNSSGHFVKEKIAV, from the exons atgaataaagtgataaaaaatctattgGCACGCTTTCCGCAGCCGGCCGTTTCATTTGGGTGTTTCAGTAGAAACTACG CAACGGTGAAGAGATTCTACCGGAAAACCAACATTTCCTTTTGCGATGGGAAATACGAGGTTATGTTGGATCAGAGAAAACTGAAGACCCCAGGAGGGAAGGTTTTTCAAGTTGACAATGAATCCCTGGCCATTGCCGTAGCTGCAGAATGGGATGCTCAGCGTGAGACAATTGATCGTACAAGCATGCATCTCACGTCCCTCTGCAATACAGCCATTGATAATCCCAATAGATTAACTAAAGTTGATCTCACCAACTACATCGTCAACTACTTACCCACAGACACTGTACTCTTTCAGTGTGGTGAGGAGGATGACTTAGCTGCTGTGCAGACCAAGGAATGGGATCCTGTTATTGCGTGGTTCAATGAGAGATTTGGGGGGAATCTGAAGAAAAGCCGGGACATCAATACACCACACGTCTCCTCGGAGACACGAATGAATGTTGGGAAGTATTTAATGTCCCACCGGGAGTCCGCTCTGCATGGAATTACATATGCTGTGGACAGCCTCAAATCAGTTATCCTCACTTTTGCTGCCTTGGATCGATTCCTCACAACAGAACGAGCAGTTTTGCTGTCACGACTTGAAGAGGAATTCCAATTGGGCTACTGGGGAAGAGTCGAATGGGCTCATGATTCCAGTCAGCAAGAACTACAAGCAAGGGTGGCTGCAGCTGTTCTCTTTGTTTACTTCAACTCATCGGGACATTTTgtaaaggagaaaattgccGTTTGA